A region from the Triticum urartu cultivar G1812 chromosome 1, Tu2.1, whole genome shotgun sequence genome encodes:
- the LOC125508559 gene encoding E3 ubiquitin-protein ligase WAV3-like produces the protein MQSLSSCIICQTSLTTISSACGQRPIAKPGAAMESNSSTCAICNGDMCRGGGGGSGFTADCSHQFHYRCVSGSLASSRQACPLCSARCRDLPSFRSSKSSTPSQPPPASRAPAQPFFRPMEPRVFDDDDPVLRAPRPLGDRQYGAASATSSGSLAVALSTHCEYSSLARDAPHENFAVLVHARAPGTSGAATGGAPPRARAPIDLVTVLDVSGSMVGSKLALLKQAMGFVVDSLGPADRLCVVSFSSGANRLMRLARMSESDGGKDLAKRAVQSLAAGGGTNIGAALRKAAKVLDDRLHRNAVASVILLSDGQDTYTVPRRGRDANYDALVPPSFMYTGAGNRSAPVHTFGFGTDHDAAAMHTIAEATGGTFSFIENEADIQDAFAQCIGGLLSVAVQELRVDIACPQSGVRVRSVNSGCYRSHINVDGRSASIDVGELYADEERRFLLLMDVPRARSTTDVTHLMQVSCAYRDMVTGRPTNVDGEDALVLRPSWAVSLERCAEVERERVRLAATDGIAAARAAAERGAHEEAAEILQSGQRAVARSAAARAGDSMCVELSRDLQEMSTRVADRRRYELSGRAYMLAGLSSHAQQRATSRQMSGDSGTTRRRAEADLGTTVISTTGATASYSYVTPAMMDMLDRSRRSREMTALSQQRSKERRRSAHY, from the coding sequence ATGCAATCGCTGTCATCCTGTATTATTTGTCAAACCTCTCTCACCACAATTTCCTCTGCCTGCGGTCAGAGGCCCATAGCCAAGCCAGGGGCGGCAATGGAGAGCAACAGCAGCACCTGCGCCATCTGCAACGGCGACATGTgccgtggcggtggcggcggcagcggcttCACGGCCGATTGCTCCCACCAGTTCCACTACCGCTGTGTCTCCGGGAGCCTCGCCAGCAGCCGCCAAGCCTGCCCGCTCTGCAGCGCGCGATGCCGCGACCTGCCGTCCTTCCGCTCCTCCAAGAGCTCCACGCCGTCACAGCCGCCGCCAGCGTCGCGCGCGCCGGCACAGCCGTTCTTCCGGCCCATGGAGCCACGCGTCTTTGACGACGACGACCCGGTGCTCCGGGCGCCTCGGCCTCTCGGCGACCGGCAGTATGGTGCCGCGAGTGCGACGTCCAGCGGGTCATTGGCGGTGGCGCTCAGCACGCACTGCGAGTACTCGTCTCTGGCACGGGACGCGCCCCACGAGAACTTCGCCGTGCTCGTGCACGCCAGGGCTCCGGGGACTAGTGGCGCCGCCACCGGAGGGGCCCCGCCGCGCGCGCGGGCGCCAATCGACCTGGTGACCGTGCTCGACGTAAGCGGCAGCATGGTGGGGAGCAAGCTGGCGCTGCTGAAGCAGGCCATGGGCTTCGTCGTCGACAGCCTCGGCCCTGCGGACCGCCTCTGCGTCGTGTCCTTCTCGTCCGGCGCCAACCGCTTGATGCGGCTCGCGCGCATGTCGGAGTCGGACGGCGGGAAGGACCTGGCGAAGCGCGCCGTGCAGTCCCTCGCGGCGGGCGGCGGCACTAACATCGGAGCCGCCCTGCGCAAGGCCGCCAAGGTGCTGGACGACCGCCTCCACAGGAACGCCGTCGCGAGCGTGATACTTCTGTCGGACGGGCAGGACACGTACACCGTGCCCAGGCGCGGCCGTGACGCCAACTACGACGCGCTCGTGCCTCCTTCCTTCATGTACACCGGAGCCGGCAACCGGTCCGCGCCTGTCCACACGTTTGGGTTCGGCACCGACCACGACGCGGCGGCGATGCATACCATCGCCGAGGCCACCGGCGGCACGTTCTCGTTCATCGAGAACGAGGCGGACATCCAGGACGCATTCGCTCAATGCATCGGGGGGCTCCTCTCGGTCGCCGTGCAGGAATTGCGCGTTGACATCGCGTGCCCGCAATCGGGGGTGCGCGTCCGGTCGGTCAACTCTGGTTGCTACAGGAGCCACATCAACGTGGATGGCCGCTCCGCCTCCATCGACGTCGGCGAGCTGTACGCCGACGAGGAGAGGCGCTTCTTGCTGCTCATGGACGTGCCGAGGGCCCGATCCACCACGGATGTCACCCACCTGATGCAAGTCAGCTGCGCTTACCGAGACATGGTGACTGGACGGCCAACGAACGTGGACGGCGAGGACGCACTGGTGCTGAGGCCCTCGTGGGCGGTGAGCCTGGAGCGCTGCGCGGAGGTCGAGCGGGAGCGCGTCCGGTTGGCGGCGACGGACGGCATCGCCGCGGCTCGTGCGGCGGCAGAGCGGGGCGCTCACGAGGAGGCGGCCGAGATACTCCAGAGCGGGCAGCGAGCCGTGGCGCGCTCCGCGGCGGCCCGAGCGGGGGACTCCATGTGCGTAGAGTTGTCCCGAGATCTACAGGAGATGAGCACCCGCGTGGCGGACCGGCGGCGGTACGAGCTGTCCGGGCGCGCGTACATGCTGGCAGGGCTGAGCTCGCACGCGCAGCAGCGTGCGACATCGCGGCAGATGTCTGGCGACAGCGGGACGACGCGCCGCAGGGCAGAGGCGGACCTTGGCACGACGGTAATATCTACGACGGGCGCCACGGCGTCGTACTCGTACGTGACGCCGGCGATGATGGACATGCTGGACCGATCGCGGAGATCGCGGGAAATGACGGCGCTGTCGCAGCAGAGGAGTAAGGAGCGGCGAAGGAGCGCACACTACTGA